A DNA window from Arachis hypogaea cultivar Tifrunner chromosome 18, arahy.Tifrunner.gnm2.J5K5, whole genome shotgun sequence contains the following coding sequences:
- the LOC140181510 gene encoding uncharacterized protein, whose amino-acid sequence MGFGHRRRLWVMECVTTVSMSVLINGPPSKPFKMERSLRQGDLLSPFLFVLVVDVLHRMVGEAVRNGRISLLLIGRDSIALSHLQFTDDTILFCPPEEETIKNYKRLLRCFELMSGLNINFDKSSLIPINCDEQWIQILNSLSVYYLSLFKLPRVVAEKLISLQRRFLWSKDDGSNGMALVKWEVVQAPKKLGGLGVGNAMVRNTAMLFKWWWRFAKEDC is encoded by the exons ATGGGATTTGGCCATAGAAGGAGATTgtgggttatggagtgtgtgACCACGGTATCTATGTCGGTTTTGATAAATGGGCCACCATCCAAGCCGTTCAAGATGGAAAGAAGCCTGAGACAAGGAGACCTGCTTTCTCCTTTCTTGTTTGTATTAGTTGTGGATGTACTACATCGTATGGTAGGAGAGGCTGTCAGAAATGGACGAATATCACTGTTGTTGATTGGGAGAGATAGTATAGCGTTGTCACATCTTCAGTTTACTGATGACACAATTCTGTTCTGCCCACCAGAGGAGGAAACTATTAAGAATTACAAGCGGCTATTAAGatgctttgagttgatgtcaggactcaatattaattttgacaagtCAAGCTTGATCCCGATAAATTGTGATGAACAGTGGATCCAGA TTTTAAATAGTCTGTCTGTGTATTATTTGAGCTTGTTCAAGTTGCCAAGAGTTGTTGCTGAGAAATTGATTTCACTGCAAAGAAGATTCTTGTGGAGTAAGGATGATGGTAGTAATGGAATGGCATTAGTAAAATGGGAAGTGGTGCAGGCTCCTAAAAAGCTAGGCGGGTTGGGAGTTGGGAATGCTATGGTTCGTAACACAGCTatgttgtttaagtggtggtggcggtttgCTAAGGAAGATTGCTGA